The proteins below come from a single Bremerella sp. JC817 genomic window:
- the gatB gene encoding Asp-tRNA(Asn)/Glu-tRNA(Gln) amidotransferase subunit GatB, whose protein sequence is MSDQYDIIIGLEVHVQLQTKTKLFCRCSTTFGASPNTQTCPVCLGMPGSLPVMNREAFQLALKTACALNLNVPRFTKWDRKNYYYPDLPKGYQISQFDLPMSEDGFLLIRDPKGQFEPKKVGIIRAHLEEDAGKSMHDEVAGKADTRIDLNRTGTPLLEIVSQPDMRSPLEAKAYLNELKLILTYLGVSDCNMQEGSLRVDANVNLHIKSEEPKKVATPIVEIKNMNSFRAVERAIAYEATRQYDEWQETGKTIKDAPKTTRGWDDAAQITRPQREKEESSDYRYFPDPDLAPVTTTAEEVEAIQNALCELPMAIRDRLHDGYGIPEYDADVIVNQGQIAVDYYEALALKTGDAKMSSNWVQQDVLRVLKERDLEFDQFPITAERLATLLKAIMNKEIDTTRAKDVFTQMLESDKDAPTIMAEMGIEKVDDSAIDDLAREVLEANPKAVEDLKNGIQKAVGALIGQAKKKNPNIDPGTFRAKCIELVKDM, encoded by the coding sequence GGCTGGAAGTTCACGTGCAGTTGCAGACGAAGACCAAGCTCTTCTGTCGCTGCAGTACCACGTTTGGTGCTTCGCCAAATACGCAGACCTGTCCCGTCTGCTTGGGCATGCCAGGCTCGTTACCGGTGATGAATCGCGAAGCCTTTCAGTTGGCTTTGAAGACTGCCTGTGCACTGAACTTGAACGTGCCTCGCTTCACCAAGTGGGACCGCAAGAACTATTACTATCCCGACCTTCCCAAGGGTTACCAGATCAGCCAGTTCGATCTGCCGATGTCGGAAGATGGCTTCCTGCTGATCCGCGATCCGAAGGGGCAGTTCGAGCCGAAGAAGGTTGGCATCATTCGTGCCCACCTCGAAGAAGATGCCGGCAAGTCGATGCACGACGAAGTCGCCGGTAAGGCGGACACGCGAATCGACTTGAATCGTACCGGTACACCGCTGCTGGAAATCGTGAGCCAGCCTGACATGCGTTCGCCGCTGGAAGCGAAGGCTTACCTCAACGAGCTGAAGTTGATTTTGACTTACCTCGGGGTTTCCGACTGTAACATGCAGGAAGGTAGCCTGCGTGTCGACGCGAACGTGAACCTGCATATCAAGTCGGAAGAGCCGAAGAAGGTCGCCACGCCGATCGTTGAAATCAAAAACATGAACAGCTTCCGCGCCGTCGAGCGGGCCATCGCCTACGAAGCGACGCGTCAGTACGACGAGTGGCAGGAAACCGGCAAGACGATCAAGGATGCTCCGAAGACGACGCGTGGTTGGGACGATGCCGCCCAGATCACTCGTCCGCAGCGCGAGAAGGAAGAGTCGAGCGACTATCGCTACTTCCCAGATCCCGACCTCGCCCCAGTGACCACGACCGCAGAAGAAGTCGAAGCGATTCAGAACGCTTTGTGCGAACTGCCGATGGCAATTCGCGATCGCCTGCACGATGGCTACGGCATTCCAGAATACGACGCCGACGTGATCGTGAACCAAGGTCAGATCGCTGTCGACTACTACGAAGCACTCGCCCTCAAGACGGGCGACGCCAAGATGTCGAGCAACTGGGTGCAGCAGGACGTGCTGCGTGTGTTGAAGGAACGCGACCTTGAGTTCGATCAGTTCCCGATCACTGCCGAGCGTTTGGCAACGCTGCTCAAGGCGATCATGAACAAAGAGATCGACACGACGCGTGCCAAGGATGTCTTCACCCAGATGCTGGAGAGCGACAAAGACGCCCCGACCATCATGGCTGAGATGGGTATCGAAAAGGTCGACGACTCGGCCATCGATGACCTGGCTCGCGAAGTCCTGGAAGCCAACCCTAAGGCGGTCGAAGATTTGAAGAACGGTATCCAGAAGGCCGTGGGCGCATTGATCGGCCAGGCCAAGAAGAAGAACCCCAACATCGATCCCGGCACGTTCCGCGCGAAGTGCATCGAGTTGGTCAAAGATATGTAA